TGAGTGTGAACACAATCTGGATAGCTTTCAATGCATTCTACCATGAAATGTAGATAAccattaaaaaaaggttttcattttattacttttatttctatccATTATACTTAATTCTTGTTTGATTTATGTGTAACCTTAGCAGACCGATTTGAGCTGTCAGGAGCTTTCAGTTTGTACTTATTCTGTATAATCACCATTTTGAAAGTTGTATTTATTCATACAATTTTGCTTCAATTGGTGAGCAACTTTGTATTTGAGATTTAAACATAGAACAACAGTGAAACCACCAAAGCCTTTGAAACTTTTAGGAATAAAAGGGAGAGAGCAACTTATATATCTAGCTGTCCTTTAGAACAGTAGTATATATTTCACCACATAAAGCTTGGAGGTAATCAGTGTAGTGGGAAACACATATGGTTTAAAGCTTTTCACTATATTTCTTATGTAAACCACCACCCTCCAAAAAGGCTTATTTATAATTCACAGGAAATACAAAAGGCAGTACTGAGGTCATAGTAAAATCACTAAGGGTAAtgtcaaacaaataaatctACAAGCACACACCAGATGTTTTGCCAAGCAGGTTCATATCATGTAAAAGAGTCATGCATATTttgatttgcattttttcaCTCTGTTTATTATACCCacacttttgtgtgtttgtttatgtctgtgtttggaaattttgtgtgtgtgagaacgaGAGATGACATGTGGATGCAAATGCTAGATTTCTGAAAATTCTCTGCTGAGAATGCATGGCTTCTgttaaaatacttaaatttcTATCCCTGCCTTGATGGATGTGTTCTTTGTGGCTTTGTTTCAGGATGAAGATGAATACATTGGATTTGCCACCTTACCAGACCAGGTGCACAGAAAAGCTGTGCGTCGTGGTTTTGACTTCACACTCATGGTGGTTGGTGAGTACATGATCATAAAACTGATTAATCAATAATTACTAGTGTCAGCACCAAGGCAACACCAACACTAATCGAACGCTTCAGGTCATTAACCACTTCTGTCACATTTCTACACTAACAGTGATTTTTCTATCATTTGCAGacattgattattttttacttgtttatttcattctttttgtcgTGAATTTGTTGCAGGAGAATCTGGGCTTGGGAAATCAACCCTCATTAACAGTCTTTTCTTGACAGAACTGTATAAAGATCGGAAAATACCTTCTGTAGAAGGTATGTAGTCGactaaacaaaccaaaaaaaaaaaaaaaccccaaaaacaaaagatggtGAAAAGAATAGAGGCAAAGCCAAGTGCAAATTAAAGTTATTTGGGACTAGGTTCCTTTTGATCATTCTAAGAatctatatttataattattcaaattagactaaaaaagttcattttgatTGGGCTGAATTTAAAACTGTTGATGCAGAGACCACATCTTTATCAAAATGCTTCTTGCATGACTACTATTCACCATATTGTATATCACTGGTTGTAAACTATGTCTGTTGATATGCAACCAACTTATGGGGACTGTGCAGAACTAGTTCACAGAACTGTGGCTATTGAAAAGAAGCAGTTGGAGATTGAGGAGAAAGGTGTAAGAGTCAAGTTGACCATTGTTGACACTCCAGGTTTCAATGATGCTGTCAATGCAGAGGAAAGGTTTGTGACACTAACGCATTCTGATAAAGGAGAAACTAAAATGCTAGACCTCAGTGATTACTTCAGTTGCATTGCgctgataaaaaataaaagttcaggGATGGCACTTTTGTAGGAACAGAGAGGAAGTCCTGTATGCCTGTGGTTGGAGTTGGTTGGGGGTCTCCCTTTGCATACAAACTTAAGGAAAGGTGAACATAGTACAACAGCTGTGAGACCAAAATGGCCTTTGAAAATGTTAGGCCTAAAAGGGAAAGCTCACTTGTTTCACTTTTGTCTGTAAATGAAGATTATGAAACCCATAGCATGGAAACCTTCTCCCCCACTTCCCTGAGAGAAAGATATGTTTGTACTATGTTATGTgttccaagaaaatatttattggtTTTCTTTACATGAGCAATgatttttgttaaacattttgaatgaaTAATATTTTGCTGTACATTTCACAGTTGGAAGTCAGTGGTGGATTATGTAGACCAGCAATTTCAACAGTACTATCAAGATGAGACTGGATTAAATCGCCGAAACATTGTCGACAACCGTGTTCATTGCTGTCTTTACTTCATTTCTCCATATGGCCATGGGTCAGTGAATTATGTGCACATTGACtatattttctgcatgtttatgtgtgtctCTCTGCATGTAAtggtacaaaaataataatgatgaaggCATCCTGTTTAAAATCAAGTGTTctaaattttaacaataatacagaaaatgatgaataatgaaaatgaataccaaacagcaatgaaataaaaatcaactgCTAACAGCTGAGCACATCTCAAATGCCTCAAGAGACGGTATACAGCAGTTTTCGGATGGGAAGGAGGCTCCGCACTTTCAATGTACACAACATGAACAAGGCCAGAAGTTTTGGTTTTGACAACATGGGTGCCTGTGTGTGCACCCGCCTGCATTTGTAGATGTACATGAATGGGCATCTGGCTGCATATGGATGTCTGCGGTCTTTGCTGGTGGGGAAATGATTTATGCACGATTATGCGCGTAAATACATtgaaaatatgcattttaagAACTGTATACCTGTGTACGTCTTAACCCAGGATTGACTTGTGTCATGCTTAGAAGTATTTTTATGGTAGCaaaatgttgaatgtttctAGGTCTTGcagcataaaacaaatttaaaaaaaatggtttgaagTTAAAATTCAGTATGGAAGTATTCTTGAGTTCATTGTGGGATCAGCTTTTATCAGATGTTGCATTTTAAGATTTATGTTGACATCATTCTAATTTAGTCCACACCTTTGGTCTTGGACTCTATCCTTTCAAATGCAGCTTCtattcttcttgtcttcttcttgttcctattcacccccagtagAACATAGGGGCacaactacaccatgccattGGATCCAgtcctgggcgtccctttccagttgggaccatgtcatgccagctgcctccgcctcactatggaccgatctcctccatgtctgtctttgtctcccaaccctgctcctcccctgtgggttccatcCCAGAGTTTGTCTTCTTGAATTGTCAACTAGCTctcgcaaggtgtgaccaatccagtcCCACTTCAATTGCTTGATGTCTTGACTGGCtggtttttggtttgttctctcccacaggtctgtatttgAGATCTTCTCTGGcaatctgatgttgaggatgtggcgcagacatctgttgacctTAATTTCCTGggctacctgagctgattttcctctctcgtatagggttctgatgttccaggtccctatcctagTTTTTGCCTTGGCCATGAGAAGATGGATCGGCAAGCTGAGTTGCCGAGGGCTTACGTCAACATGCATCATAGGCCCTTCCAAAGAGGGATCTGCCTATCCAGTCTCTCTTTGTGCTTGTATTgcatttgcggtttctgtagcatggcagttttacagggtggggttactagccccacgcccaaccctcctccttcatctgaGCTTAGACTGGCAGGTTACCCgggggtttccaggcggagttgcAGCTTCTATTGCTGtcatgaaatttgtttttttaagttggtTGCAAAAGTTACTCATTTTAAAGCAGCACTTTTGTTTGGTTCTTTTACTCAACAGATTAAAGCCAGCTGATATTACCATGATGAAGAAATTGCACCATAAAGTTAATATTGTCCCGCTGATTGCAAAAGCTGATATGCTTACCAAAGTGGAAGTGAAACGTTTGAAGCAAAGagtaagtaaaagaaaaaagaaatagttaaAATTATggacttctgaaaaaaaaaagatattatgaGTGTCCTGCTTATGGTTATTGCTAATTTAGATATTGTTAATATGTATATTTACCTTTTATCTGCTTATAttttcatggattttttttaatagttaatcTGTGGTCAGTATAAAGGTGGTCAGGAAACAGTTTGTGAGACAGGAAACCGTGGGAATTTGtgttatatcatggcaaagcagccagtcctgtaaaagGGTGCCAcatatagagaaaaaaaaaatatatgctcGAGACAAGACCTGAACCCATGACATTCAATTTTGACTGCATTGATGACATTGCGCTACCCAACAGGAGACAGACAATGAACAAGAATCTGAGTAACATTGTTCAATTTATTATTTGCAATGTAAACATTAAGAAACcttacacatttttctttcaaaaattaaatgaagGAGTATTAATTATGTGCGTAGAAGCTTTTGTCAATTAATAGTGAGTGATGGATATATGGTTGCCTGAACCATGAACTGAtgaattttttacaaaaaacatttttcttgtattattCTTCTGACTAGGAAAGTTAGAGGATAAATTACCTCCTATGGCAACACCATAGACATGATTTATGTGGATTGTGGTTCCTGATTTGAGGTAATTGCTGAATGTAACATGTTTTCAGGTTATAGATGAGATTGACAACAATGACATTCACATCTATGAGTTTCCAGACTGTGACagcgatgaagatgatgacttCAAGCAGCAAGATAAAGAACTAAAGGTCAGTGaagctgtttgtgtgtggtgtatatgtgtgtgtagggtacgagtatgtgtgt
This window of the Pomacea canaliculata isolate SZHN2017 linkage group LG4, ASM307304v1, whole genome shotgun sequence genome carries:
- the LOC112562299 gene encoding septin-2-like isoform X1; translation: MENSTNIATLESGQSQQLLVPSTPLSRRRLTRKISYTPANYKDEDEYIGFATLPDQVHRKAVRRGFDFTLMVVGESGLGKSTLINSLFLTELYKDRKIPSVEELVHRTVAIEKKQLEIEEKGVRVKLTIVDTPGFNDAVNAEESWKSVVDYVDQQFQQYYQDETGLNRRNIVDNRVHCCLYFISPYGHGLKPADITMMKKLHHKVNIVPLIAKADMLTKVEVKRLKQRVIDEIDNNDIHIYEFPDCDSDEDDDFKQQDKELKAAVPFAVVGCNTVVEAGGKKIRGRAYPWGIVEIDNPNHCDFVRLRQMLISTHMQDLKDVTADVHYENFRAQHIFESMAGQQKERSKLKRDSKPNFDTIVDTDRLLEQKDAEIQRMQAMLAKMQEQLGKQAAQVNGNV
- the LOC112562299 gene encoding septin-2-like isoform X2 is translated as MSSSPRYSSRLLGTVSTGGALSERSERSQSTEKVASGEDEDEYIGFATLPDQVHRKAVRRGFDFTLMVVGESGLGKSTLINSLFLTELYKDRKIPSVEELVHRTVAIEKKQLEIEEKGVRVKLTIVDTPGFNDAVNAEESWKSVVDYVDQQFQQYYQDETGLNRRNIVDNRVHCCLYFISPYGHGLKPADITMMKKLHHKVNIVPLIAKADMLTKVEVKRLKQRVIDEIDNNDIHIYEFPDCDSDEDDDFKQQDKELKAAVPFAVVGCNTVVEAGGKKIRGRAYPWGIVEIDNPNHCDFVRLRQMLISTHMQDLKDVTADVHYENFRAQHIFESMAGQQKERSKLKRDSKPNFDTIVDTDRLLEQKDAEIQRMQAMLAKMQEQLGKQAAQVNGNV